A single Patagioenas fasciata isolate bPatFas1 chromosome 29, bPatFas1.hap1, whole genome shotgun sequence DNA region contains:
- the KIF1C gene encoding kinesin-like protein KIF1C isoform X3: protein MREKSAKPRGGGRAPPAAALPLCGLVRGNAPPLASRRARPAHSGGSSRGPRGSSGPGFPGPGSSGSSRGPRRLLRPRLVRLLPGAPRLLRPRLLRLLPGVPAAPPAPASPAPAPPAPPGGPAAPPARPGPTRPAPRPRDEGTRGAMAGAKVKVAVRVRPFNARETRQRAKCVIRMSGNTTCITNPKVPEDATKHFTFDHSYWSHTSEEDPQFASQRRVYQDVGRQLLLQALEGYNVSVLAYGQTGAGKTYTMTGGHGPGQRGLIPQLCEDLFAHVEREASPELSFSVEVSYLEIYCERVRDLLGPRPQGALRVREHPLLGPYVPGLARMAVTSASDIAQLVASGDRARTVAATELNARSSRSHAVLSILVTQRRGEPGEKEGANINKSLSTLGKVIATLADAQNKKKQPEFVPYRDSVLTWLLKESLGGNSRTAMIAALSPADINYEETLSTLRYADRTRRIRCHAVVNEDPTARLVRELRGEVARLRGLLSRQGLPVDPPPPAPPPPPGAPEAPEPLPPLSPAEALERLQETERLVAELNESWEQKLRRTEQLRREREAQLAELGVFLREDGATVGVFSPKKTPHLVNLSEDPLMPECLLYQLKDGDTRVGQTDADICLSGPGVGTPHCVFRTRPRPSGEVLVTLEPCEGAETLLDGQRVTEPTELRSGQRLLLGRIHTFRFTHPEQARRDRDRHQELQDKDVCPQRWGQGTSGDSGGSAVTLPQDPEGREQLEEAAEERPMSPPRRCRRREPQRVYQIPQRRRPETPGGTPEGTAGGTRAGADVTADVTADVTADVTAVEGLRRHLARLAGTLREVTRQNRHKERQLRALRERLGRVERAVTLATDEDAAALPPAEAPPPAAAPPPPRLALLMAQDPAFRRGRLRWLQRQQARLGRPSPPGSGLRFPFKSHAQPRLAGGGGAAEDPAPPSPTPDVWGRPRRGSLDGGRGVTPPPSALCVRRQHSAPDLQDPLA from the exons atgagggaaaaaagcGCAAAGCCTCGAGGGGGCGGGCGGGCCCCACCGGCCGCGGCGTTGCCGCTTTGTGGCTTGGTGCGCGGCAACGCCCCGCCCCTTGCGTCACGTCGGGCACGCCCCGCCCATTCCGGCGGCTCCTCCCGGGGGCCCCGCGGCTCCTCCGGCCCCGGCTTCCCCGGCCCCGGCTCGTCCGGCTCCTCCCGGGGGCctcggcggctcctccggccccgGCTCGTCCGGCTCCTCCCGGGGGCCCCGCGGCTCCTCCGGCCCCGACTCCTCCGGCTCCTCCCGGGGGtcccggcggctcctccggccccgGCTTCCCCGGCCCCGGCTCCTCCGGCTCCTCCCGGCGGCCCGGCggctcccccggcccggcccggccccacccGCCCCGCTCCGCGGCCCCGGGATGAAGGAACGCGAG GGGCCATGGCGGGCGCCAAGGTCAAGGTCGCCGTGCGGGTCCGGCCGTTCAACGCGCGGGAGACGCGGCAGCGCGCCAAGTGCGTGATCCGGATGTCGGGGAACACGACCT GTATCACCAACCCCAAAGTGCCCGAAGATGCCACCAAGCACTTCACCTTCGACCACTCGTACTGGTCCCACACCTCG GAGGAGGACCCCCAGTTCGCGTCGCAGCGCCGCGTGTACCAGGACGTGGggcggcagctgctgctgcaggcgcTCGAGGGCTACAACGTGAGCGTGCTGGCGTACGGACAGACGGGCGCCGGAAAGACGTACACCATGACCGGGGGGCACGGCCCGGGCCAGCGGGGGCTCATCCCGCAG CTGTGCGAGGACCTTTTCGCCCACGTGGAGCGCGAGGCGTCCCCTGAGCTCAGCTTCTCCGTGGAG GTGAGCTACCTGGAGATTTACTGCGAGCGCGTGCGGGACCTGCTGGGCCCCCGCCCCCAGGGGGCGCTGCGGGTGCGCGAGCACCCCCTGCTGGGCCCCTACGTGCCCGGGCTGGCGCGCATGGCGGTCACGTCGGCCAGCGACATCGCCCAGCTGGTGGCCAGCGGGGACCGCGCCAG GACGGTGGCGGCCACCGAGCTGAACGCGCGCAGCAGCCGCTCGCACGCGGTGCTGAGCATCCTGGTGACGCAGCGGCGCGGGGAGCCCGGCGAGAAG GAAGGCGCCAACATCAACAAATCGCTGAGCACGTTGGGAAAGGTCATTGCCACGCTGGCTGAtgcg CAGAACAAGAAGAAGCAGCCGGAGTTCGTCCCGTACCGGGACTCGGTGCTGACCTGGCTGCTCAAGGAGAGCCTGG GCGGGAATTCCCGCACGGCCATGATCGCGGCGCTGAGCCCAGCCGACATCAACTACGAGGAGACGCTCAGCACCCTCCG GTACGCGGACCGGACGCGGCGGATCCGCTGTCACGCCGTGGTGAACGAGGACCCCACGGCGCGGCTGGTGCGGGAGCTGCGTGGGGAGGTGGCACGGCTGCGGGGGCTGCTGAGCCGGCAAg GGCTCCCCGTGgacccgcctccccccgcccccccccctccaCCAGGGGCACCGGAGGCGCCGGAGCCGCTGCCCCCCCTGAGCCCGGCAGAGGCGCTGGAGCGGCTGCAG GAGACCGAGCGCCTGGTGGCCGAGCTGAACGAGAGCTGGGAGCAGAAGCTGCGGCGCACGGAGCAGCTGAGGAGGGAGCG ggAGGCCCAACTGGCCGAGCTGGGGGTCTTTCTGCGCGAGGACGGCGCCACCGTCGGCGTTTTCTCCCCCAAAAAG accccccatctGGTGAACCTGAGCGAGGACCCCCTGATGCCCGAGTGCCTGCTGTACCAGCTCAAGGACGGCGACACCCg GGTGGGACAGACGGACGCCGACATCTGTCTGTCGGGGCCGGGGGTGGGGACCCCGCACTGCGTGTTCCGCACCCGGCCCCGCCCCTCGGGGGAAG TGCTGGTGACGCTGGAGCCGTGCGAAGGGGCTGAGACGCTGCTGGACGGGCAACGGGTGACGGAGCCCACGGAGCTGCGCTCGG gccaGCGCCTGCTTTTGGGGCGAATTCACACGTTTCGCTTCACCCACCCGGAGCAGGCgcggagggacagggacag gcaccaggagctgcaggacaaagacgtttgtccccagaggtggggacaggggacgtctggggacagcgggggctcaGCCGTGACcct gccgCAGGACCCCGAGGGCCGGGAGCAGCTGGAGGAGGCGGCCGAGGAG cgccccatgtcccccccgcgcCGCTGCCGGCGCCGGGAGCCGCAGCGCGTTTACCAGATCCCACAGCGGCGCCGCCCGGAGACCCCGGGGGGGACCCcggaggggacagcgggggggacCCGCGCCGGAGCCGACGTCACCGCTGATGTCACCGCTGACGTCACCGCTGACGTCACCGCGGTGGAGGGGCTGCGGCGCCACCTGGCGCGCCTGGCGGGGACCCTGCGGGAGGTGACGCGGCAGAACCGGCACAAGGAGCGGCAGCTGCGGGCGCTGCGGGAGCGGCTGGGCCGCGTGGAGCGCGCGGTCACCCTGGCCACG GATGAAGATGCCGCGGCCCTGCCCCCcgccgaggccccgccccccgcggcggccccgcccccaCCGCGCCTGGCGCTGCTCATGGCCCAGGACCCCGCGTTCCGCCGGGGGCGGCTCCGGTGGCTCCAGCGCCAGCAGGCGCGGCtgggccgcccctcccccccaggCTCGGGGCTGCGCTTCCCCTTTAAGAGCCACGCCCAGCCCCGCCTGGCCGGTGGGGGAGGGGCTGCCGAGGACCCagcccccccttcccccacaccTGATGTTTGGGGGCGGCCCCGCCGGGGGTCGCTGGACGGGGGGCGGGGCGTGACCCCTCCCCCCTCCGCCCTGTGCGTGCGCCGCCAGCACTCGGCCCCCGACCTGCAGGACCCTCTCGCGTAG
- the KIF1C gene encoding kinesin-like protein KIF1C isoform X1 → MREKSAKPRGGGRAPPAAALPLCGLVRGNAPPLASRRARPAHSGGSSRGPRGSSGPGFPGPGSSGSSRGPRRLLRPRLVRLLPGAPRLLRPRLLRLLPGVPAAPPAPASPAPAPPAPPGGPAAPPARPGPTRPAPRPRDEGTRGAMAGAKVKVAVRVRPFNARETRQRAKCVIRMSGNTTCITNPKVPEDATKHFTFDHSYWSHTSEEDPQFASQRRVYQDVGRQLLLQALEGYNVSVLAYGQTGAGKTYTMTGGHGPGQRGLIPQLCEDLFAHVEREASPELSFSVEVSYLEIYCERVRDLLGPRPQGALRVREHPLLGPYVPGLARMAVTSASDIAQLVASGDRARTVAATELNARSSRSHAVLSILVTQRRGEPGEKVSRISLVDLAGSERADAAGTRGTRLKEGANINKSLSTLGKVIATLADAQNKKKQPEFVPYRDSVLTWLLKESLGGNSRTAMIAALSPADINYEETLSTLRYADRTRRIRCHAVVNEDPTARLVRELRGEVARLRGLLSRQGLPVDPPPPAPPPPPGAPEAPEPLPPLSPAEALERLQETERLVAELNESWEQKLRRTEQLRREREAQLAELGVFLREDGATVGVFSPKKTPHLVNLSEDPLMPECLLYQLKDGDTRVGQTDADICLSGPGVGTPHCVFRTRPRPSGEVLVTLEPCEGAETLLDGQRVTEPTELRSGQRLLLGRIHTFRFTHPEQARRDRDRHQELQDKDVCPQRWGQGTSGDSGGSAVTLPQDPEGREQLEEAAEERPMSPPRRCRRREPQRVYQIPQRRRPETPGGTPEGTAGGTRAGADVTADVTADVTADVTAVEGLRRHLARLAGTLREVTRQNRHKERQLRALRERLGRVERAVTLATDEDAAALPPAEAPPPAAAPPPPRLALLMAQDPAFRRGRLRWLQRQQARLGRPSPPGSGLRFPFKSHAQPRLAGGGGAAEDPAPPSPTPDVWGRPRRGSLDGGRGVTPPPSALCVRRQHSAPDLQDPLA, encoded by the exons atgagggaaaaaagcGCAAAGCCTCGAGGGGGCGGGCGGGCCCCACCGGCCGCGGCGTTGCCGCTTTGTGGCTTGGTGCGCGGCAACGCCCCGCCCCTTGCGTCACGTCGGGCACGCCCCGCCCATTCCGGCGGCTCCTCCCGGGGGCCCCGCGGCTCCTCCGGCCCCGGCTTCCCCGGCCCCGGCTCGTCCGGCTCCTCCCGGGGGCctcggcggctcctccggccccgGCTCGTCCGGCTCCTCCCGGGGGCCCCGCGGCTCCTCCGGCCCCGACTCCTCCGGCTCCTCCCGGGGGtcccggcggctcctccggccccgGCTTCCCCGGCCCCGGCTCCTCCGGCTCCTCCCGGCGGCCCGGCggctcccccggcccggcccggccccacccGCCCCGCTCCGCGGCCCCGGGATGAAGGAACGCGAG GGGCCATGGCGGGCGCCAAGGTCAAGGTCGCCGTGCGGGTCCGGCCGTTCAACGCGCGGGAGACGCGGCAGCGCGCCAAGTGCGTGATCCGGATGTCGGGGAACACGACCT GTATCACCAACCCCAAAGTGCCCGAAGATGCCACCAAGCACTTCACCTTCGACCACTCGTACTGGTCCCACACCTCG GAGGAGGACCCCCAGTTCGCGTCGCAGCGCCGCGTGTACCAGGACGTGGggcggcagctgctgctgcaggcgcTCGAGGGCTACAACGTGAGCGTGCTGGCGTACGGACAGACGGGCGCCGGAAAGACGTACACCATGACCGGGGGGCACGGCCCGGGCCAGCGGGGGCTCATCCCGCAG CTGTGCGAGGACCTTTTCGCCCACGTGGAGCGCGAGGCGTCCCCTGAGCTCAGCTTCTCCGTGGAG GTGAGCTACCTGGAGATTTACTGCGAGCGCGTGCGGGACCTGCTGGGCCCCCGCCCCCAGGGGGCGCTGCGGGTGCGCGAGCACCCCCTGCTGGGCCCCTACGTGCCCGGGCTGGCGCGCATGGCGGTCACGTCGGCCAGCGACATCGCCCAGCTGGTGGCCAGCGGGGACCGCGCCAG GACGGTGGCGGCCACCGAGCTGAACGCGCGCAGCAGCCGCTCGCACGCGGTGCTGAGCATCCTGGTGACGCAGCGGCGCGGGGAGCCCGGCGAGAAG GTGAGCCGCATCAGCCTGGTGGACCTGGCCGGCAGCGAACGCGCCGACGCCGCCGGGACCCGCGGGACCCGCCTCAAG GAAGGCGCCAACATCAACAAATCGCTGAGCACGTTGGGAAAGGTCATTGCCACGCTGGCTGAtgcg CAGAACAAGAAGAAGCAGCCGGAGTTCGTCCCGTACCGGGACTCGGTGCTGACCTGGCTGCTCAAGGAGAGCCTGG GCGGGAATTCCCGCACGGCCATGATCGCGGCGCTGAGCCCAGCCGACATCAACTACGAGGAGACGCTCAGCACCCTCCG GTACGCGGACCGGACGCGGCGGATCCGCTGTCACGCCGTGGTGAACGAGGACCCCACGGCGCGGCTGGTGCGGGAGCTGCGTGGGGAGGTGGCACGGCTGCGGGGGCTGCTGAGCCGGCAAg GGCTCCCCGTGgacccgcctccccccgcccccccccctccaCCAGGGGCACCGGAGGCGCCGGAGCCGCTGCCCCCCCTGAGCCCGGCAGAGGCGCTGGAGCGGCTGCAG GAGACCGAGCGCCTGGTGGCCGAGCTGAACGAGAGCTGGGAGCAGAAGCTGCGGCGCACGGAGCAGCTGAGGAGGGAGCG ggAGGCCCAACTGGCCGAGCTGGGGGTCTTTCTGCGCGAGGACGGCGCCACCGTCGGCGTTTTCTCCCCCAAAAAG accccccatctGGTGAACCTGAGCGAGGACCCCCTGATGCCCGAGTGCCTGCTGTACCAGCTCAAGGACGGCGACACCCg GGTGGGACAGACGGACGCCGACATCTGTCTGTCGGGGCCGGGGGTGGGGACCCCGCACTGCGTGTTCCGCACCCGGCCCCGCCCCTCGGGGGAAG TGCTGGTGACGCTGGAGCCGTGCGAAGGGGCTGAGACGCTGCTGGACGGGCAACGGGTGACGGAGCCCACGGAGCTGCGCTCGG gccaGCGCCTGCTTTTGGGGCGAATTCACACGTTTCGCTTCACCCACCCGGAGCAGGCgcggagggacagggacag gcaccaggagctgcaggacaaagacgtttgtccccagaggtggggacaggggacgtctggggacagcgggggctcaGCCGTGACcct gccgCAGGACCCCGAGGGCCGGGAGCAGCTGGAGGAGGCGGCCGAGGAG cgccccatgtcccccccgcgcCGCTGCCGGCGCCGGGAGCCGCAGCGCGTTTACCAGATCCCACAGCGGCGCCGCCCGGAGACCCCGGGGGGGACCCcggaggggacagcgggggggacCCGCGCCGGAGCCGACGTCACCGCTGATGTCACCGCTGACGTCACCGCTGACGTCACCGCGGTGGAGGGGCTGCGGCGCCACCTGGCGCGCCTGGCGGGGACCCTGCGGGAGGTGACGCGGCAGAACCGGCACAAGGAGCGGCAGCTGCGGGCGCTGCGGGAGCGGCTGGGCCGCGTGGAGCGCGCGGTCACCCTGGCCACG GATGAAGATGCCGCGGCCCTGCCCCCcgccgaggccccgccccccgcggcggccccgcccccaCCGCGCCTGGCGCTGCTCATGGCCCAGGACCCCGCGTTCCGCCGGGGGCGGCTCCGGTGGCTCCAGCGCCAGCAGGCGCGGCtgggccgcccctcccccccaggCTCGGGGCTGCGCTTCCCCTTTAAGAGCCACGCCCAGCCCCGCCTGGCCGGTGGGGGAGGGGCTGCCGAGGACCCagcccccccttcccccacaccTGATGTTTGGGGGCGGCCCCGCCGGGGGTCGCTGGACGGGGGGCGGGGCGTGACCCCTCCCCCCTCCGCCCTGTGCGTGCGCCGCCAGCACTCGGCCCCCGACCTGCAGGACCCTCTCGCGTAG
- the KIF1C gene encoding kinesin-like protein KIF1C isoform X5, which translates to MKEREAGAMAGAKVKVAVRVRPFNARETRQRAKCVIRMSGNTTCITNPKVPEDATKHFTFDHSYWSHTSEEDPQFASQRRVYQDVGRQLLLQALEGYNVSVLAYGQTGAGKTYTMTGGHGPGQRGLIPQLCEDLFAHVEREASPELSFSVEVSYLEIYCERVRDLLGPRPQGALRVREHPLLGPYVPGLARMAVTSASDIAQLVASGDRARTVAATELNARSSRSHAVLSILVTQRRGEPGEKVSRISLVDLAGSERADAAGTRGTRLKEGANINKSLSTLGKVIATLADAQNKKKQPEFVPYRDSVLTWLLKESLGGNSRTAMIAALSPADINYEETLSTLRYADRTRRIRCHAVVNEDPTARLVRELRGEVARLRGLLSRQGLPVDPPPPAPPPPPGAPEAPEPLPPLSPAEALERLQETERLVAELNESWEQKLRRTEQLRREREAQLAELGVFLREDGATVGVFSPKKTPHLVNLSEDPLMPECLLYQLKDGDTRVGQTDADICLSGPGVGTPHCVFRTRPRPSGEVLVTLEPCEGAETLLDGQRVTEPTELRSGQRLLLGRIHTFRFTHPEQARRDRDRHQELQDKDVCPQRWGQGTSGDSGGSAVTLPQDPEGREQLEEAAEERPMSPPRRCRRREPQRVYQIPQRRRPETPGGTPEGTAGGTRAGADVTADVTADVTADVTAVEGLRRHLARLAGTLREVTRQNRHKERQLRALRERLGRVERAVTLATDEDAAALPPAEAPPPAAAPPPPRLALLMAQDPAFRRGRLRWLQRQQARLGRPSPPGSGLRFPFKSHAQPRLAGGGGAAEDPAPPSPTPDVWGRPRRGSLDGGRGVTPPPSALCVRRQHSAPDLQDPLA; encoded by the exons ATGAAGGAACGCGAGGCAG GGGCCATGGCGGGCGCCAAGGTCAAGGTCGCCGTGCGGGTCCGGCCGTTCAACGCGCGGGAGACGCGGCAGCGCGCCAAGTGCGTGATCCGGATGTCGGGGAACACGACCT GTATCACCAACCCCAAAGTGCCCGAAGATGCCACCAAGCACTTCACCTTCGACCACTCGTACTGGTCCCACACCTCG GAGGAGGACCCCCAGTTCGCGTCGCAGCGCCGCGTGTACCAGGACGTGGggcggcagctgctgctgcaggcgcTCGAGGGCTACAACGTGAGCGTGCTGGCGTACGGACAGACGGGCGCCGGAAAGACGTACACCATGACCGGGGGGCACGGCCCGGGCCAGCGGGGGCTCATCCCGCAG CTGTGCGAGGACCTTTTCGCCCACGTGGAGCGCGAGGCGTCCCCTGAGCTCAGCTTCTCCGTGGAG GTGAGCTACCTGGAGATTTACTGCGAGCGCGTGCGGGACCTGCTGGGCCCCCGCCCCCAGGGGGCGCTGCGGGTGCGCGAGCACCCCCTGCTGGGCCCCTACGTGCCCGGGCTGGCGCGCATGGCGGTCACGTCGGCCAGCGACATCGCCCAGCTGGTGGCCAGCGGGGACCGCGCCAG GACGGTGGCGGCCACCGAGCTGAACGCGCGCAGCAGCCGCTCGCACGCGGTGCTGAGCATCCTGGTGACGCAGCGGCGCGGGGAGCCCGGCGAGAAG GTGAGCCGCATCAGCCTGGTGGACCTGGCCGGCAGCGAACGCGCCGACGCCGCCGGGACCCGCGGGACCCGCCTCAAG GAAGGCGCCAACATCAACAAATCGCTGAGCACGTTGGGAAAGGTCATTGCCACGCTGGCTGAtgcg CAGAACAAGAAGAAGCAGCCGGAGTTCGTCCCGTACCGGGACTCGGTGCTGACCTGGCTGCTCAAGGAGAGCCTGG GCGGGAATTCCCGCACGGCCATGATCGCGGCGCTGAGCCCAGCCGACATCAACTACGAGGAGACGCTCAGCACCCTCCG GTACGCGGACCGGACGCGGCGGATCCGCTGTCACGCCGTGGTGAACGAGGACCCCACGGCGCGGCTGGTGCGGGAGCTGCGTGGGGAGGTGGCACGGCTGCGGGGGCTGCTGAGCCGGCAAg GGCTCCCCGTGgacccgcctccccccgcccccccccctccaCCAGGGGCACCGGAGGCGCCGGAGCCGCTGCCCCCCCTGAGCCCGGCAGAGGCGCTGGAGCGGCTGCAG GAGACCGAGCGCCTGGTGGCCGAGCTGAACGAGAGCTGGGAGCAGAAGCTGCGGCGCACGGAGCAGCTGAGGAGGGAGCG ggAGGCCCAACTGGCCGAGCTGGGGGTCTTTCTGCGCGAGGACGGCGCCACCGTCGGCGTTTTCTCCCCCAAAAAG accccccatctGGTGAACCTGAGCGAGGACCCCCTGATGCCCGAGTGCCTGCTGTACCAGCTCAAGGACGGCGACACCCg GGTGGGACAGACGGACGCCGACATCTGTCTGTCGGGGCCGGGGGTGGGGACCCCGCACTGCGTGTTCCGCACCCGGCCCCGCCCCTCGGGGGAAG TGCTGGTGACGCTGGAGCCGTGCGAAGGGGCTGAGACGCTGCTGGACGGGCAACGGGTGACGGAGCCCACGGAGCTGCGCTCGG gccaGCGCCTGCTTTTGGGGCGAATTCACACGTTTCGCTTCACCCACCCGGAGCAGGCgcggagggacagggacag gcaccaggagctgcaggacaaagacgtttgtccccagaggtggggacaggggacgtctggggacagcgggggctcaGCCGTGACcct gccgCAGGACCCCGAGGGCCGGGAGCAGCTGGAGGAGGCGGCCGAGGAG cgccccatgtcccccccgcgcCGCTGCCGGCGCCGGGAGCCGCAGCGCGTTTACCAGATCCCACAGCGGCGCCGCCCGGAGACCCCGGGGGGGACCCcggaggggacagcgggggggacCCGCGCCGGAGCCGACGTCACCGCTGATGTCACCGCTGACGTCACCGCTGACGTCACCGCGGTGGAGGGGCTGCGGCGCCACCTGGCGCGCCTGGCGGGGACCCTGCGGGAGGTGACGCGGCAGAACCGGCACAAGGAGCGGCAGCTGCGGGCGCTGCGGGAGCGGCTGGGCCGCGTGGAGCGCGCGGTCACCCTGGCCACG GATGAAGATGCCGCGGCCCTGCCCCCcgccgaggccccgccccccgcggcggccccgcccccaCCGCGCCTGGCGCTGCTCATGGCCCAGGACCCCGCGTTCCGCCGGGGGCGGCTCCGGTGGCTCCAGCGCCAGCAGGCGCGGCtgggccgcccctcccccccaggCTCGGGGCTGCGCTTCCCCTTTAAGAGCCACGCCCAGCCCCGCCTGGCCGGTGGGGGAGGGGCTGCCGAGGACCCagcccccccttcccccacaccTGATGTTTGGGGGCGGCCCCGCCGGGGGTCGCTGGACGGGGGGCGGGGCGTGACCCCTCCCCCCTCCGCCCTGTGCGTGCGCCGCCAGCACTCGGCCCCCGACCTGCAGGACCCTCTCGCGTAG